In the Pungitius pungitius chromosome 5, fPunPun2.1, whole genome shotgun sequence genome, one interval contains:
- the ercc6l2 gene encoding DNA excision repair protein ERCC-6-like 2 isoform X4: MASSYAVEKATWCEGDTCLAPDPKDGSLRKSTIKRLTSTSHENDTTAWVVFTELDKDAKEEEEEEEEKAVPVSKLMRPSMNDFSQEKPWFPSSVIDTRLCVPFELRDVDGDRVPYTINRYLRDYQREGIRFIYNNYISSRGCILGDDMGLGKTVQVIGFLAAVLHKTGTWEDIKNNRPQFLQSQIPSKQSKPSKVFLIVAPLSVLYNWKDELDTWGHFQCVVVHGLKKEEELARIPNGRIEIALTTYETLRLCLDQFNSIDWSVVVVDEAHKIKNPNSQITQAMKDLKCKIRVGLTGTVLQNNLEELWCVMDWAVPGCLDSLGHFKNKYSDPIEKGQRHSATKRTLATGRKAVRALVKMISHLFLRRTKALIREQLPKKYDRVVYCSLTDFQQTVYQTVLDTEDVTLMLRSSEKCDCQSGRSRISCCYKTNTEGVKMKGLYFSYLAILRKVANHVALLQSTAGVSKKQEKYVGAICANVFQKIPDFVQRCKDKAFEALSDPMYSGKMKVLQKLLKYYLQRRDKVLLFSLSTKLLDVLESYCMAEGLDYSRLDGATKAKERVQIVKAFNSSSHVNLCLVSTMAGGLGLNFVGANVVVLFDPTWNPANDLQAIDRAYRIGQCRDVTVLRLISLGTVEEVIYLRQVYKQQLQCSVVGRESSRRYFEAVQGHGAHKGELFGIKNLFRLQTEGTCLTRKILEREGQVEAGVMTSSTHSGEEKEEEEETTKEVSGPEDSMSTDGPVANNEQAKEKRGVSKGPTGVLDFSSGSEEDEDEQGLKRKATSPSVINGNRAGNSAAGPGRMSLLQHGFSRLLQRVKGKPELAEGDSSPDVDESPSEEDSEDPKMQSTSSGICQDSKSRNGAISPHKVELKRGEISSGSDREDGENGDKGRQERFPLLKQSDDAERKGQGPKGWTNKKTRVHEESDTNSPSDEKKPKKLKTRVPKVRRFDGHSDESEDLDVEAKTWPKRDALNSNGTVGYRGREELECNRKRKTANVRDEARPKFTEDIETYSSSEDEHTPVKKGRSTRGRLTSPQTERSRFESTKDERRAFTHLRSQVSPVSKGKNGTIDTVLGGVHEVAYTHSNQRVVGGSKAEERISRAAVRDVFERKMYSQLPANRLLGTQESPSLSPPHSQPGSLPVRPLKPSVDHPVTFISKSVHHTRHTTFIIGETPKAIHRDHL; the protein is encoded by the exons ATGGCTTCATCTTATGCAGTTGAAAAAG CAACATGGTGTGAAGGTGACACATGTCTCGCTCCTGACCCAAAAGACGGCTCACTCCGGAAATCTACCATTAAAAGactcacctccacctctcaTGAGAATGATACCACAGCATGGGTGGTATTCACTGAGCTGGATAAAGatgccaaagaagaagaagaagaagaagaggagaaagctGTACCGGTCTCAAAACTCATGAGACCAAGCATGAATGACTTCAGCCAGGAGAAACCTTGGTTTCCCAGCAGCGTCATAGACACCAGGCTATGTGTCCCCTTCGAGTTAAGGGACGTTGACGGGGACAGAGTCCCCTACACCATCAACAGATACCTGAGGGATTACCAGAGAGAAGGTATCAGGTTCATTTACAACAATTACATCAGTTCCCGAGGTTGTATCCTGGGGGATGACATGGGCCTGGGAAAAACTGTACAG GTCATTGGATTCCTTGCTGCTGTATTGCACAAAACGGGCACATGGGAGGACATCAAGAACAACAGACCACAGTTTCTGCAGAGTCAGATACCCTCCAAGCAAAGTAAACCCAGCAAA GTGTTCCTCATTGTGGCCCCTCTGTCAGTGCTTTATAACTGGAAGGATGAGCTGGACACATGGGGTCACTTCCAGTGTGTGGTGGTGCACGGGctgaagaaagaagaggagctgGCTCGCATCCCAAATGGGCGCATCGAGATCGCTCTCACCACCTACGAAACTCTGCGCCTGTGTCTGGATCAGTTTAATAG CATAGACTGGTCTGTTGTGGTGGTGGATGAGGCCCACAAGATTAAAAATCCAAACTCTCAGATCACTCAGGCAATGAAGGATCTGAAGTGTAAG ATCAGAGTTGGTCTGACTGGCACCGTCTTACAGAACAACCTTGAAGAGCTGTGGTGTGTCATGGACTG GGCCGTACCTGGTTGTCTGGACAGCTTAGGCCATTTCAAGAACAAGTACTCTGATCCAATTGAAAAAGGGCAGAGGCACAGCGCAACCAAACGTACCCTAGCTACTGGGAGGAAGGCTGTCAGAGCCCTGGTGAAGATGATTTCCCACTTGTTCCTCAGAAGGACAAAAGCTCTCATCAGAGAACAACTGCCCAAGAAGTATGACCGG GTGGTGTATTGCTCTCTGACGGATTTTCAGCAGACTGTGTATCAGACCGTGCTGGACACGGAAGATGTGACGTTGATgctgaggtcttcagagaaatGTGACTGTCAAAGTGGACGTAGCCGCATAAGCTGCTGCTATAAA acaaacacagaaggTGTGAAAATGAAGGGGTTGTACTTCAGTTACTTGGCCATATTGAGGAAGGTTGCAAACCATGTCGCTCTGCTGCAGTCCACTGCAGGCGTCAGCAAGAAACAG GAGAAATATGTTGGTGCCATCTGTGCAAACGTATTCCAGAAGATTCCAGACTTTGTGCAGAGATGCAAAGACAAAGCGTTCGAAGCCCTGTCGGACCCGATGTACAGCGGAAAGATGAAG GTTTTGCAGAAGCTGCTGAAATATTACCTGCAAAGGCGAGACAAAGTGCTTCTTTTTTCACTCTCAACCAAG CTGTTGGATGTGCTGGAGAGCTACTGCATGGCAGAGGGGCTGGACTACAGCCGGTTGGACGGAGCCACCAAAGCCAAAGAGAGAGTGCAGATTGTCAAAGCGTTTAACAGCTCCTCTCACGTCAACCTCTGCCTGGTTTCCACCAT GGCGGGTGGTCTTGGCCTTAATTTCGTGGGTGCCAATGTGGTTGTGCTCTTTGACCCCACATGGAACCCAGCCAATGACCTCCAAGCTATTGACAG GGCGTATCGTATTGGTCAGTGCAGGGACGTGACTGTTCTTCGGCTGATCTCATTGGGGACTGTGGAGGAGGTTATCTACCTCAGACAAGTTTACAAACAG CAATTGCAATGCTCAGTTGTGGGCAGGGAGAGTTCGCGAAGGTACTTTGAGGCGGTGCAGGGTCATGGCGCCCACAAGGGGGAGCTCTTTGGGATCAAAAACCTCTTCCGGCTGCAGACCGAAGGGACGTGCCTCACCCGCAAGATACTAGAG CGCGAAGGACAAGTGGAGGCCGGTGTGATGACCAGCAGCACACACTCgggcgaggagaaggaggaggaggaggagacgacgaaGGAAGTTAGC GGCCCTGAAGACTCAATGTCCACAGACGGCCCCGTAGCCAACAATGAGCAAGCAAAGGAGAAGAGAGGTGTGTCGAAGGGCCCCACGGGGGTGTTGGACTTCAGCAGTGGAAgtgaagaggatgaggatgagcaGGGTCTTAAGAGGAAGGCAACGAGCCCCAGTGTAATCAATGGCAACAGGGCTGGGAACTCTGCCGCTGGTCCTGGTCGAATGAGTCTCCTGCAGCACGGTTTCTCCAGGCTTCTCCAAAGGGTCAAAGGAAAACCCGAGTTAGCAGAAGGGGACAGTAGTCCGGATGTTGATGAAAGCCCCTCCGAGGAAGATTCTGAGGATCCAAAGATGCAGAGTACCTCGTCTGGCATTTGTCAGGACTCCAAATCCAGAAATGGTGCAATCTCTCCTCATAAAGTGGAATTGAAAAGGGGGGAGATCTCTAGTGGTTCAGACAGAGAAGACGGGGAGAATGGAGATAAGGGGAGACAAGAGAGGTTTCCTCTGTTGAAACAAAGTGATGATGCTGAAAGAAAGGGGCAGGGCCCGAAAGGATGGacaaataagaaaacaagaGTGCACGAGGAAAGTGATACAAATTCCCCATCGGATGAAAAGAAACCTAAAAAGCTCAAAACTCGCGTTCCAAAAGTGCGCCGTTTTGACGGTCACTCGGATGAATCTGAGGACTTGGACGTAGAGGCAAAGACGTGGCCCAAGAGGGATGCTTTAAATTCAAATGGTACAGTAGGTTACCGTGGAAGAGAGGAACTGGAGtgcaacaggaagaggaaaactGCTAACGTAAGGGACGAGGCCAGACCCAAATTCACAGaagacatagagacatactcGTCTTCAGAAGATGAGCACACACCCGTTAAGAAAGGGAGATCCACAAGAGGTCGCCTCACATCTCCACAGACGGAACGATCCAGATTTGAGTCGACAAAAGATGAGCGAAGAGCATTCACACATCTAAGAAGCCAGGTGTCCCCGGTGTCCAAAGGAAAGAATGGAACTATTGACACTGTGCTAG GGGGGGTACACGAGGTGGCGTACACTCACTCCAACCAGCGCGTGGTGGGCGGGAGCAAAGCGGAGGAGAGGATCAGCAGGGCTGCTGTACGAGACGTGTTTGAGCGCAAGATGTACTCTCAGCTCCCGGCCAATCGCCTTCTTGGCACCCAAGAG AGCCCGTCCCTGAGCCCACCACACAGTCAGCCGGGCTCCCTTCCTGTCAGACCGCTgaagcccagtgtggaccaTCCAGTCACCTTCATCAGCAAGAGTGTGCACCACACCAGACACACCACCTTCATCATCGGAGAGACTCCCAAGGCCATACACAG GGACCACCTCTGA
- the ercc6l2 gene encoding DNA excision repair protein ERCC-6-like 2 isoform X1: protein MASSYAVEKATWCEGDTCLAPDPKDGSLRKSTIKRLTSTSHENDTTAWVVFTELDKDAKEEEEEEEEKAVPVSKLMRPSMNDFSQEKPWFPSSVIDTRLCVPFELRDVDGDRVPYTINRYLRDYQREGIRFIYNNYISSRGCILGDDMGLGKTVQVIGFLAAVLHKTGTWEDIKNNRPQFLQSQIPSKQSKPSKVFLIVAPLSVLYNWKDELDTWGHFQCVVVHGLKKEEELARIPNGRIEIALTTYETLRLCLDQFNSIDWSVVVVDEAHKIKNPNSQITQAMKDLKCKIRVGLTGTVLQNNLEELWCVMDWAVPGCLDSLGHFKNKYSDPIEKGQRHSATKRTLATGRKAVRALVKMISHLFLRRTKALIREQLPKKYDRVVYCSLTDFQQTVYQTVLDTEDVTLMLRSSEKCDCQSGRSRISCCYKTNTEGVKMKGLYFSYLAILRKVANHVALLQSTAGVSKKQEKYVGAICANVFQKIPDFVQRCKDKAFEALSDPMYSGKMKVLQKLLKYYLQRRDKVLLFSLSTKLLDVLESYCMAEGLDYSRLDGATKAKERVQIVKAFNSSSHVNLCLVSTMAGGLGLNFVGANVVVLFDPTWNPANDLQAIDRAYRIGQCRDVTVLRLISLGTVEEVIYLRQVYKQQLQCSVVGRESSRRYFEAVQGHGAHKGELFGIKNLFRLQTEGTCLTRKILEREGQVEAGVMTSSTHSGEEKEEEEETTKEVSGPEDSMSTDGPVANNEQAKEKRGVSKGPTGVLDFSSGSEEDEDEQGLKRKATSPSVINGNRAGNSAAGPGRMSLLQHGFSRLLQRVKGKPELAEGDSSPDVDESPSEEDSEDPKMQSTSSGICQDSKSRNGAISPHKVELKRGEISSGSDREDGENGDKGRQERFPLLKQSDDAERKGQGPKGWTNKKTRVHEESDTNSPSDEKKPKKLKTRVPKVRRFDGHSDESEDLDVEAKTWPKRDALNSNGTVGYRGREELECNRKRKTANVRDEARPKFTEDIETYSSSEDEHTPVKKGRSTRGRLTSPQTERSRFESTKDERRAFTHLRSQVSPVSKGKNGTIDTVLGGVHEVAYTHSNQRVVGGSKAEERISRAAVRDVFERKMYSQLPANRLLGTQESPSLSPPHSQPGSLPVRPLKPSVDHPVTFISKSVHHTRHTTFIIGETPKAIHRQQLEEMAEKFNFPSVHQFAGEVLRGSSTQRLSWLREYYTSLNLPDLASTVSNNFPQPDSAQSPSSALTSSTSLKATSKSHTQNRTPQTDVPRAERRPKHTDKNPEPKTPAEASHGVSVPQKKSQHPHHDVPQSKTKQIHPHNDVESTKKKPNFPERNVLEPFSDVPRLEAEEQEETACSARGHKRTKRGSVSSSGALGAGGGLGLDEASTSGLGSVEVTAFQKCTDKRIPSSPDLSHGGSTTSSKPTARGGEKEQNAPRRSLLTDLIGDTSILDDLLKPKHRGAPKAPAALSSVPASTRLTTPSPSADSPNKAPGLHVVPKGSRKDFWDILNEGNEESINRLTDPAEVQRVCVNTNFAARGGSGKRESKSLWKTNEKFLWKK, encoded by the exons ATGGCTTCATCTTATGCAGTTGAAAAAG CAACATGGTGTGAAGGTGACACATGTCTCGCTCCTGACCCAAAAGACGGCTCACTCCGGAAATCTACCATTAAAAGactcacctccacctctcaTGAGAATGATACCACAGCATGGGTGGTATTCACTGAGCTGGATAAAGatgccaaagaagaagaagaagaagaagaggagaaagctGTACCGGTCTCAAAACTCATGAGACCAAGCATGAATGACTTCAGCCAGGAGAAACCTTGGTTTCCCAGCAGCGTCATAGACACCAGGCTATGTGTCCCCTTCGAGTTAAGGGACGTTGACGGGGACAGAGTCCCCTACACCATCAACAGATACCTGAGGGATTACCAGAGAGAAGGTATCAGGTTCATTTACAACAATTACATCAGTTCCCGAGGTTGTATCCTGGGGGATGACATGGGCCTGGGAAAAACTGTACAG GTCATTGGATTCCTTGCTGCTGTATTGCACAAAACGGGCACATGGGAGGACATCAAGAACAACAGACCACAGTTTCTGCAGAGTCAGATACCCTCCAAGCAAAGTAAACCCAGCAAA GTGTTCCTCATTGTGGCCCCTCTGTCAGTGCTTTATAACTGGAAGGATGAGCTGGACACATGGGGTCACTTCCAGTGTGTGGTGGTGCACGGGctgaagaaagaagaggagctgGCTCGCATCCCAAATGGGCGCATCGAGATCGCTCTCACCACCTACGAAACTCTGCGCCTGTGTCTGGATCAGTTTAATAG CATAGACTGGTCTGTTGTGGTGGTGGATGAGGCCCACAAGATTAAAAATCCAAACTCTCAGATCACTCAGGCAATGAAGGATCTGAAGTGTAAG ATCAGAGTTGGTCTGACTGGCACCGTCTTACAGAACAACCTTGAAGAGCTGTGGTGTGTCATGGACTG GGCCGTACCTGGTTGTCTGGACAGCTTAGGCCATTTCAAGAACAAGTACTCTGATCCAATTGAAAAAGGGCAGAGGCACAGCGCAACCAAACGTACCCTAGCTACTGGGAGGAAGGCTGTCAGAGCCCTGGTGAAGATGATTTCCCACTTGTTCCTCAGAAGGACAAAAGCTCTCATCAGAGAACAACTGCCCAAGAAGTATGACCGG GTGGTGTATTGCTCTCTGACGGATTTTCAGCAGACTGTGTATCAGACCGTGCTGGACACGGAAGATGTGACGTTGATgctgaggtcttcagagaaatGTGACTGTCAAAGTGGACGTAGCCGCATAAGCTGCTGCTATAAA acaaacacagaaggTGTGAAAATGAAGGGGTTGTACTTCAGTTACTTGGCCATATTGAGGAAGGTTGCAAACCATGTCGCTCTGCTGCAGTCCACTGCAGGCGTCAGCAAGAAACAG GAGAAATATGTTGGTGCCATCTGTGCAAACGTATTCCAGAAGATTCCAGACTTTGTGCAGAGATGCAAAGACAAAGCGTTCGAAGCCCTGTCGGACCCGATGTACAGCGGAAAGATGAAG GTTTTGCAGAAGCTGCTGAAATATTACCTGCAAAGGCGAGACAAAGTGCTTCTTTTTTCACTCTCAACCAAG CTGTTGGATGTGCTGGAGAGCTACTGCATGGCAGAGGGGCTGGACTACAGCCGGTTGGACGGAGCCACCAAAGCCAAAGAGAGAGTGCAGATTGTCAAAGCGTTTAACAGCTCCTCTCACGTCAACCTCTGCCTGGTTTCCACCAT GGCGGGTGGTCTTGGCCTTAATTTCGTGGGTGCCAATGTGGTTGTGCTCTTTGACCCCACATGGAACCCAGCCAATGACCTCCAAGCTATTGACAG GGCGTATCGTATTGGTCAGTGCAGGGACGTGACTGTTCTTCGGCTGATCTCATTGGGGACTGTGGAGGAGGTTATCTACCTCAGACAAGTTTACAAACAG CAATTGCAATGCTCAGTTGTGGGCAGGGAGAGTTCGCGAAGGTACTTTGAGGCGGTGCAGGGTCATGGCGCCCACAAGGGGGAGCTCTTTGGGATCAAAAACCTCTTCCGGCTGCAGACCGAAGGGACGTGCCTCACCCGCAAGATACTAGAG CGCGAAGGACAAGTGGAGGCCGGTGTGATGACCAGCAGCACACACTCgggcgaggagaaggaggaggaggaggagacgacgaaGGAAGTTAGC GGCCCTGAAGACTCAATGTCCACAGACGGCCCCGTAGCCAACAATGAGCAAGCAAAGGAGAAGAGAGGTGTGTCGAAGGGCCCCACGGGGGTGTTGGACTTCAGCAGTGGAAgtgaagaggatgaggatgagcaGGGTCTTAAGAGGAAGGCAACGAGCCCCAGTGTAATCAATGGCAACAGGGCTGGGAACTCTGCCGCTGGTCCTGGTCGAATGAGTCTCCTGCAGCACGGTTTCTCCAGGCTTCTCCAAAGGGTCAAAGGAAAACCCGAGTTAGCAGAAGGGGACAGTAGTCCGGATGTTGATGAAAGCCCCTCCGAGGAAGATTCTGAGGATCCAAAGATGCAGAGTACCTCGTCTGGCATTTGTCAGGACTCCAAATCCAGAAATGGTGCAATCTCTCCTCATAAAGTGGAATTGAAAAGGGGGGAGATCTCTAGTGGTTCAGACAGAGAAGACGGGGAGAATGGAGATAAGGGGAGACAAGAGAGGTTTCCTCTGTTGAAACAAAGTGATGATGCTGAAAGAAAGGGGCAGGGCCCGAAAGGATGGacaaataagaaaacaagaGTGCACGAGGAAAGTGATACAAATTCCCCATCGGATGAAAAGAAACCTAAAAAGCTCAAAACTCGCGTTCCAAAAGTGCGCCGTTTTGACGGTCACTCGGATGAATCTGAGGACTTGGACGTAGAGGCAAAGACGTGGCCCAAGAGGGATGCTTTAAATTCAAATGGTACAGTAGGTTACCGTGGAAGAGAGGAACTGGAGtgcaacaggaagaggaaaactGCTAACGTAAGGGACGAGGCCAGACCCAAATTCACAGaagacatagagacatactcGTCTTCAGAAGATGAGCACACACCCGTTAAGAAAGGGAGATCCACAAGAGGTCGCCTCACATCTCCACAGACGGAACGATCCAGATTTGAGTCGACAAAAGATGAGCGAAGAGCATTCACACATCTAAGAAGCCAGGTGTCCCCGGTGTCCAAAGGAAAGAATGGAACTATTGACACTGTGCTAG GGGGGGTACACGAGGTGGCGTACACTCACTCCAACCAGCGCGTGGTGGGCGGGAGCAAAGCGGAGGAGAGGATCAGCAGGGCTGCTGTACGAGACGTGTTTGAGCGCAAGATGTACTCTCAGCTCCCGGCCAATCGCCTTCTTGGCACCCAAGAG AGCCCGTCCCTGAGCCCACCACACAGTCAGCCGGGCTCCCTTCCTGTCAGACCGCTgaagcccagtgtggaccaTCCAGTCACCTTCATCAGCAAGAGTGTGCACCACACCAGACACACCACCTTCATCATCGGAGAGACTCCCAAGGCCATACACAG gcagCAGCTGGAAGAAATGGCAGAGAAATTCAACTTCCCCTCAGTCCATCAGTTTGCAGGGGAAGTTCTGAGAGGAAGCTCAACCCAGAGGCTGTCTTGGCTGCGAGAGTATTACACTTCACTGAACCTCCCCGACCTGGCCAGCACCGTCTCCAACAACTTCCCACAACCCGATTCAGCACAGAGCCCCTCTTCAGCTCTTACCTCCTCAACATCCTTGAAAGCCACCTCAAAATCCCACACGCAGAACCGAACCCCGCAAACGGATGTTCCAAGAGCCGAGAGAAGGCCTAAACACACGGACAAGAACCCTGAACCTAAAACTCCGGCTGAAGCCTCGCACGGTGTCTCTGTGCCACAGAAAAAGTCTCAACACCCACATCATGATGTTCCCCAATCCAAGACAAAGCAGATACACCCACACAATGATGTGGAATCAACCAAGAAAAAGCCAAATTTCCCTGAAAGGAATGTGCTAGAACCATTTAGTGATGTTCCGAGGCTTgaggcagaggagcaggaggagactgCCTGCAGTGCCAGAGGACATAAGAGGACAAAGAGGGGTAGTGTTTCTAGTTCTGGTGCCCTTGGAGCTGGTGGTGGTCTTGGCTTGGATGAGGCCAGCACCAGTGGTCTGGGGTCTGTGGAGGTCACGGCGTTCCAGAAGTGCACAGACAAGCGTATCCCTTCTTCTCCGGACCTCAGCCATGGCGGGTCCACCACGTCATCCAAACCCAccgcacgggggggggagaaagagcagAACGCACCTCGTCGTTCCCTCCTCACAGACCTGATAGGAGACACCTCCATCCTCGACGATCTGTTGAAACCCAAACACCGGGGTGCTCCAAAAGCACCCGCCGCCCTCTCCTCCGTGCCAGCGAGCACGCGTCTCACTACGCCGTCTCCGTCCGCAGACTCTCCAAACAAAGCACCCGGACTCCACGTGGTACCAAAGGGCAGTCGCAAAGACTTCTGGGACATCTTGAATGAGGGTAACGAGGAGAGCATCAACCGGTTAACGGACCCGGCGGAGGTGCAGAGGGTTTGTGTCAACACTAACTTTGCAGCTCGAGGTGGGTCTGGGAAACGTGAGAGCAAGAGTCTCTGGAAGACCAATGAGAAGTTCCTGTGGAAGAAATGA